A single region of the Cyclopterus lumpus isolate fCycLum1 chromosome 16, fCycLum1.pri, whole genome shotgun sequence genome encodes:
- the pogzb gene encoding pogo transposable element derived with ZNF domain b isoform X4 codes for METELFMECDEEELEPWQQVDDSMEEDEVDFMEPVEDSPSPLPASETPPPRTPPPITPQTAPLVQIVCSSVRPPLPPALPSPLPPALPSLLPPALPPPPYPSVITSAVSRIAPSSKPAAAPPLMAQAPPLFLTQTAGGTFLLPAAPGTRHATPILLTTQQQVRCSASVTTVICQGFPVMNRGAPLLLNLQPGQTVQPLTLIQSPSLGQLVRPSVGVSPVPQGQAVQARPGPAPSRGSAFTAMQLPATLTFRTGTPGPVNLQMTQVGGTNALKLAVSPALPSGSANGVTRIFSSAPSPAPSFITAHSVTSLPTSDPPRVVMTVEEFYYGTFEGDLSLRKPLQLGIKTSTFTCHICHYLAENNLRLMQHMLHHSELIGGRAPGDDRKCCKFCYRQFSSPDQLQSHEDQVHGPALSSCLCRICEWAFENEPAFLNHMKSNHKPGEMPYVCQVCSYRSSFSADIVQHFASFHKDSRFLMCLFCLKVTRNPVSYQQHLLRHQVNQAFHCNRCRLQFIFLKDKMQHKLENHRSFRRPAQLEGLPPGSKVTIRTYGKIRPLTLAGGRLLQSPASLVQPINIKTETCPLQRIPGLNKSPRSPTKRPVGRVNRTSGGDADYLVCLECGTRVLDFSAHYPTHVRCLLCPYSSCCSRAYASHMIHHHVPQTKDKVLPLHRLPPPCVFRLQCSHCGFSSQTADHMADHLLRNPEHHSATCHARSNIERDIQFCPSEEHQPSEETEPVQKQDLLDLSWRLADCWTQPSECDCSDSTIASFEQSAGPHHFLSKNTDAIDFFHLLFPSELMELITNETNAHAKTSHFLGYGYSDWVPTTIHEIKGFIGLVVLMGIQNLPDLSHYWSWSHYDNSYTFYRAMSFKRFKQIAANIRMGSFTTAEFRGTGEPGDSLHIFRPMLNILEGAVWDAYQPNCCLSVDRALLPSPEEVSCDGKADPKTQPQVWLLCDSKSGYCHRFFIQVGEKEGQEQGFTVVPELVKDLVDKHHQLYLASSLASVPLMQKLLDQGIYASSSFPPLSHILPRELWEEGCLEKPGDFLQRQFGPLLATRWRDTKEMGCLSTNADPGEQDTVWRRSQTKVGGLDPIDRPMAFCLLQENMRGVDICKQLLACNPLGGIPQDRHWRRLFWFLVNLSIVNAFIVLRESRKENPPAWVQDGLFTQVNFRKRLGNQLAKCAQNYSETVEIASSRGMRVKPTEVPVKQRHRMGKISSISKRCKTCHLRNLRHESVYGCIVCRTNLCKQPSCFWEFHGLSPINKGSTRVGFIKDRISGEITVKEVEDNVDGAMAPVEDMDFSDNELDDIDDDDELEDIKDKFINEEKRPMSDLPSRTTTPPGHPRPATTSSACKERDDFLTARQLRIALFALCDGLRQASRVFLTEPPLIRSWLKDARRRLKSTVREQKSDADGGDLMVAWVLSMREQQLPITESNLFHKVSILKKKGGFSDSFRISYDWAVGFMLRHRLGVQSSGRAATLAHALPLSLEAKIKSFRDFTQKVIRVNKLSESTVAAMDELCLFVDLRLVQDKSRRSEALELTGSLPLVTVYLAVLANGTMLPSVVLANPQLAEKVLPDFILLETGPESLLVEQALDLWTNKVWLKHMAGPTRPRKSMLVLDRHREHMGDSFLTSISGSGTLPAVIPGGDSFRLQPLEICVKPVLQHFLLSRWARFTRGNPKELEETSPHQLQANVAQLLVDWAVEALTQLKKLPQLWKESFRLTGLLPGREVEEETMSPEEIQSDLLKTLTETLLGPEALKADYSELLELEDNEDTEEEQGEEQRASKEKQGEGKDAKKDREETREEIKAEGKETKERRPVDTEKDTIKGEEDRKKTEEDMNKEVEKLEEDSEEEGKETEEDRKEVSKERRETRIVIGEEVGDEWKITVKSRADGVEDDEMDES; via the exons ATGGAGACAGAGTTGTTTATGGAgtgtgatgaagaggagctggaACCATGGCAACAGGTGGATGACAGCATGGAGGAAGATGAGGTGGACTTCATGGAGCCAG tGGAGgattctccatctcctcttccagCCTCTGAGACTCCACCCCCCAGGACTCCTCCACCAATCACACctcagacag CTCCTCTCGTACAGATCGTCTGCTCCTCTGTGagacctcctcttcctcctgctcttccttctcctcttcctcctgctcttccttctcttcttcctcctgctcttcctcctcctccttatcccTCCGTCATCACTTCCGCCGTCTCCCGCATTGCCCCGTCCTCCAAGCCGGCTGCGGCCCCGCCCCTGATGGCTCAGGCCCCGCCCCTCTTCCTGACACAGACGGCGGGCGGGACGTTCCTCCTCCCAGCGGCCCCCGGGACGCGCCACGCCACACCCATCCTCctcaccacacag CAGCAGGTCAGGTGTTCAGCGTCAGTTACCACGGTGATCTGCCAG GGCTTCCCGGTGATGAACCGCGGAGCTCCTCTGCTGCTGAACCTGCAGCCGGGTCAGACGGTCCAGCCCCTCACCCTGATCCAGT CGCCATCGCTGGGTCAGCTGGTCCGGCCCAGCGTGGGCGTGTCCCCGGTCCCCCAGGGCCAGGCTGTCCAGGCCAGgccaggccccgccccctcccgaGGCTCCGCCTTCACCGCCATGCAGCTGCCCGCCACGCTGACCTTCCGCACCGGCACGCCAGGACCCG TTAACCTTCAGATGACCCAGGTGGGCGGAACCAACGCCCTGAAGCTGGCGGTTTCCCCCGCCCTCCCTTCTGGATCGGCCAATGGCGTCACCAGAATCTTCAGCAGCG CTcctagccccgccccctcattCATCACCGCCCACAGTGTGACCTCCCTGCCGACCTCCGACCCCCCCCGGGTGGTGATGACCGTGGAGGAGTTCTACTACGGGACCTTTGAGGGCGACCTGAGTCTGAGGAAGCCGCTACAACTGGGGATCAaaacctccaccttcacctgcCACATCTGCCATTACCTGGCCGAGAACAACCTGAG gttgATGCAGCACATGCTCCACCACTCGGAGCTGATTGGAGGAAGAGCACCAGGtgatgacaggaagtgctgCAAGTTCTGTTACCGACAGTTCTCTTCTCCAGATCAGCTGCAGAGCCACGAGGACCAGGTGCATGGCCCCGCCCTCTCCTCCT gttTGTGTCGTATTTGTGAATGGGCATTTGAGAACGAGCCGGCCTTCTTGAACCACATGAAGTCCAACCACAAACCCGGAGAGATGCCCTACGTCTGCCAG GTGTGCTCTTATCGCTCGTCGTTCTCTGCCGACATCGTGCAGCACTTCGCCAGCTTCCACAAGGACTCTCGCTTCCTGATGTGTCTTTTCTGCTTGAAGGTGACAAGAAACCCCGTTAGCTACCAGCAGCACCTGTTGAGACAccag GTGAATCAGGCCTTTCACTGCAACAGGTGTCGTCTGCAGTTCATCTTCCTGAAGGACAAGATGCAGCACAAGCTGGAGAACCATCGCAGCTTCCGCCGCCCCGCTCAGCTTGAAGGACTGCCgccggggtcaaag GTGACCATCAGAACTTATGGGAAGATCAGGCCTCTGACACTAGCGGGGGGGCGGCTGCTCCAGAGCCCCGCCTCCCTCGTCCAGCCAATCAACATCAAGACTGAGACGTGTCCGCTCCAGAGGATCCCCGGCCTCAACAAGTCACCTCGATCCCCAACCAAGAGACCCGTGGGCCGAGTCAACAG GACTTCAGGTGGCGATGCAGACTACCTGGTGTGTCTGGAGTGTGGAACCAGGGTCCTGGACTTCTCGGCTCACTACCCGACCCACGTCCGGTGTCTGCTGTGTCCGtacagcagctgctgctcccGGGCCTACGCGTCCCACATGATCCA tcacCACGTTCCGCAGACCAAAGACAAAGTTCTTCCTCTCcacagactgcctcctccatg tGTGTTCCGGCTGCAGTGTTCTCACTGTGGCTTCAGCTCTCAGACTGCAGATCACATGGCTGATCACCTGCTGAGGAACCCGGAGCACCACAGCGCCACCTGTCACGCCCGGA gCAACATTGAACGTGACATCCAGTTCTGCCCCAGTGAAGAGCATCAGCCTTCAGAAGAGACAGAACCAGTCCAGAAGCAGGACTTGCTGGATTTGTCCTGGAGGTTAGCGGATTGTTGGACACAACCATCAGAGTGCGACTGCTCCGACTCCACCATCGCCTCATTCGAGCAGAGCGCCGGAcctcatcacttcctgtccaagAACACAGACGCCATTGACTTCTTTCACCTGCTCTTCCCTTCAGAGCTCATGGAGCTGATCACCAACGAGACCAACGCCCACGCCAAGACCAGCCATTTCCTTGGCTACGGTTACTCGGACTGGGTCCCCACCACCATCCACGAGATCAAAGGTTTCATCGGCCTTGTTGTTCTAATGGGGATCCAGAACCTCCCCGACCTGTCCCACTACTGGTCCTGGAGTCACTATGACAACAGCTACACCTTCTACCGCGCCATGAGCTTTAAGCGCTTCAAGCAGATTGCTGCCAACATCCGCATGGGCAGCTTCACCACGGCTGAGTTTCGTGGAACCGGCGAACCCGGCGACTCGCTGCACATCTTCAGGCCAATGCTGAATATTCTGGAAGGAGCTGTGTGGGACGCCTATCAGCCGAACTGCTGCCTGTCCGTGGACAGGGCGCTGCTGCCCAGCCCGGAGGAGGTCAGCTGTGACGGCAAGGCGGATCCAAAGACCCAGCCTCAGGTTTGGCTGCTCTGCGATTCCAAGTCTGGCTACTGCCACCGCTTCTTCATCCAggtgggagagaaggagggcCAGGAGCAAGGCTTCACTGTGGTGCCGGAGCTGGTGAAGGATCTGGTGGACAAACACCACCAGCTCTACCTTGCTAGTTCGCTTGCATCGGTCCCACTCATGCAGAAGCTTCTGGACCAGGGCATCTACGCCTCCAGCTCCTTCCCTCCACTCAGCCACATACTGCCTAGAGAGCTGTGGGAGGAAGGTTGCCTGGAGAAACCTGGGGACTTCCTGCAGAGACAGTTTGGCCCCCTGCTGGCCACCCGCTGGAGGGACACCAAAGAGATGGGCTGCCTGTCGACTAATGCAGATCCGGGTGAACAGGACACTGTTTGGAGGAGGTCTCAGACCAAAGTGGGCGGACTGGACCCCATAGACCGCCCCATGGCCTTCTgcctcctgcaggagaacatgcgAGGGGTTGACATCTGCAAGCAGTTGCTGGCCTGCAACCCGCTCGGAGGAATCCCCCAGGACCGGCACTGGCGCAGGCTCTTCTGGTTCCTGGTCAACCTGAGCATTGTCAATGCCTTCATTGTGCTGCGGGAGAGCCGCAAGGAGAACCCACCGGCCTGGGTGCAAGACGGCCTCTTCACTCAGGTCAACTTCCGCAAGCGTTTGGGCAACCAACTCGCCAAGTGTGCTCAGAACTACTCTGAGACTGTGGAGATCGCCAGCTCCCGCGGGATGAGGGTGAAACCGACTGAAGTACCAGTGAAACAGAGACACAGGATGGGGAAGATCAGCAGCATCTCCAAGAGGTGCAAGACCTGCCATCTGAGGAACCTCCGCCACGAGAGCGTGTACGGCTGCATCGTCTGCAGAACCAACCTGTGCAAACAGCCGAGCTGCTTCTGGGAATTTCACGGCTTGTCACCCATAAACAAAG GATCAACAAGAGTCGGATTTATCAAGGACAGAATAAG CGGAGAAATAACAGTGAAGGAGGTTGAGGACAATGTGGACGGGGCGATGGCGCCTGTGGAGGACATGGACTTCTCTGACAATGAGCTGGATgacattgatgatgatgatgagctgGAAGATATTAAGGACAAATTCATCAATGAAGAAAAACGTCCAATGTCTGACCTGCCGTCAAGAACAACCACGCCGCCCGGCCACCCCCGACCAGCGACCACCTCATCTGCCTGTAAAGAGCGCGACGACTTCCTCACCGCCCGTCAGCTCCGGATCGCCCTCTTCGCTCTGTGTGATGGACTCCGCCAAGCCTCGAGGGTCTTCTTAACCGAGCCGCCGCTCATCCGGTCCTGGTTGAAGGACGCCAGGAGGCGCCTGAAGTCAACAGTGCGAGAGCAGAAGTCGGATGCTGACGGCGGGGACCTCATGGTGGCCTGGGTGCTATCCATGCGTGAGCAGCAGCTTCCCATCACAGAGAGCAACCTCTTCCACAAAGTCTCCATCCTGAAGAAGAAGGGAGGTTTCAGCGACTCCTTCCGCATCTCCTACGACTGGGCGGTGGGCTTCATGCTGAGGCATCGGCTGGGCGTTCAGAGCAGCGGCAGGGCCGCCACGCTGGCTCACGCTCTGCCGCTTTCCCTGGAGGCCAAGATCAAGTCCTTCAGGGATTTCACACAGAAGGTCATCCGGGTCAACAAGCTGTCAGAAAGCACCGTGGCCGCGATGGAcgagttgtgtctctttgtggattTGAGGTTAGTTCAGGACAAGTCTCGCCGCTCTGAGGCCCTGGAGCTCACAGGATCTTTACCTCTGGTCACCGTGTACCTGGCGGTGCTGGCCAATGGCACCATGTTGCCGTCTGTGGTGTTGGCCAACCCTCAGCTGGCTGAGAAAGTCCTGCCTGACTTTATCCTGCTGGAGACCGGACCAGAAAGCCTATTGGTAGAACAAGCCTTGGATCTCTGGACTAACAAGGTTTGGCTGAAGCATATGGCCGGTCCAACTCGGCCCAGGAAGTCAATGCTGGTCTTGGATCGACACCGGGAGCACATGGGGGATTCGTTCCTCACGTCCATTAGTGGATCGGGGACCCTGCCGGCTGTGATTCCTGGAGGCGACTCCTTCCGTCTTCAGCCCCTGGAGATTTGCGTGAAGCCGGTTCTGcagcacttcctgttgtccCGTTGGGCAAGGTTCACCAGAGGAAACCCGAAGGAGTTGGAGGAGACGTCGCCCCACCAGCTCCAAGCGAACGTGGCCCAGCTGCTGGTCGATTGGGCGGTCGAGGCCCTGacgcaattaaaaaaactgccACAGCTTTGGAAGGAGTCGTTCCGCCTGACGGGTCTTTTGCCGGGgcgggaggtggaggaggagacgatGAGTCCAGAGGAGATCCAGTCGGACCTTCTCAAGACCCTGACAGAGACCCTGCTGGGGCCTGAGGCGTTGAAGGCCGATTATTCtgagctgctggagctggaAGACAAtgaggacacagaggaggaacaaggagaagaaCAGAGGGCATCAaaggagaaacaaggagagggaaAGGATGCAAAAAAGGACAGGGAAGAAACCAGGGAGGAGATTAAGGCGGAAGGGAAGGAAACAAAGGAGCGTAGACCAGTGGACACAGAAAAGGACACAATCAAAGgtgaggaagacaggaagaagacagaggaggacatGAACAAAGAAGTTGAGAAGCTAGAGGaggacagtgaggaggaaggaaaggagacagaggaggacaggaaggaagTGAGCAAGGAGAGGCGAGAGACCAGGATAGTGATCGGAGAGGAAGTCGGTGACGAGTGGAAGATAACGGTGAAGAGCCGGGCCGACGGCGTGGAGGACGACGAGATGGATGAAAGCTGA